ATCGGCAAACGGCTGCAGCAATCCGCGGAAACCGACGCGATTCGGTCCGATGCGAACCTGCATGTAGCCGATGACCTTGCGTTCGGCCAGGGTCAGATAGGCGACCGACAAAACCAGCGGCAGCACGATGGCGACGATTTTGGCCAGGGTCCACACGACTGGCCACGCGGGCCCCAAAAGCTGTTCGACGGAATCCATCATTGCTGCTTCATCGCTGCTTCATCACCGACCTGCGCCACGCGTTCGATCTCGATGGCATCGAACGCGCCGCCCAGCCCGGCGGTCATCGGATGCCCGGCCGCAACCCGCACCGTGCCGTCCGCCAATCCGTCGTCGACTATGACCGCCAGTACCGCCTCGGCGTCGTCCTGGCGCAACCGCACTTGCTCGCCGGGCGCAAGCTGCAGACGCCTGTACAGCGCGCTGTTGATCGAAGCGGTTGGCGCAACCGCGTCGTGCGTCAATTGCAGCGAGACGGCGCGGCGCACGATCGGGTCGGCCTGGTAAATCGGCACGTCGCCGACGCGCCGCAATCCCGTTTCCGACCTGACCGCATGATCGACAGGGGCGCTGGCCAGTTTGTTATTCAGTGACATCGGTAACTGCGCCGCCACGTTCATTTCGGCATACACCTGTTCGCTGCTGTGGTAATCGAAGCCATCGAGGCCGAGCAGATTACCCAGCACGCGCAACACCTTCCACGCCGGCCGCGTCTCGCCGAGCGGCGCAACAACGCCGTTGAAAGTCTGCGCGCGGCCTTCGGTGTTGATGAAAGTGCCGGACGTCTCCGAAAACGGCGCGACCGGCAGCATGACGTGCGCATAGGCGGTCGCGCGATGGCGATATGCGCTCAACGCAACGACGAATTCGGCGGACTGCATCGCAGCCATTGCGCGCTTCGGGTTGTAGGCATCGAGCTCGATTTCGCTGCCGAGTAGCAGCCAGGCTTTGCGCGGTTCCTTCAGCATCGCCGCGGCGTCGAGTCCGCGCGCGCCGCGGTGAAACGGCGTTGCGCCGGCAAGATGAGCGCCAACACTGTTGGCCGCTTCGCCGAGAAAGCCGAGCGTCGCGCCGGTTGCCTGCGCGAGCTGTTGGGCGAGCCAGTGCAATTGCGCGGCTTGTGGATGATGCTGGGCCAG
The nucleotide sequence above comes from Burkholderiales bacterium. Encoded proteins:
- a CDS encoding molybdopterin-dependent oxidoreductase → MGRLDRVLVIGSNLTKDHPLIAHRLRQAAGKGAAISVVNPFDDNWHMAIAHKFISAPHAMTAALAEIVEAARASADEPGGEAAAKIAASLKAGQYSAIFLGNLAQHHPQAAQLHWLAQQLAQATGATLGFLGEAANSVGAHLAGATPFHRGARGLDAAAMLKEPRKAWLLLGSEIELDAYNPKRAMAAMQSAEFVVALSAYRHRATAYAHVMLPVAPFSETSGTFINTEGRAQTFNGVVAPLGETRPAWKVLRVLGNLLGLDGFDYHSSEQVYAEMNVAAQLPMSLNNKLASAPVDHAVRSETGLRRVGDVPIYQADPIVRRAVSLQLTHDAVAPTASINSALYRRLQLAPGEQVRLRQDDAEAVLAVIVDDGLADGTVRVAAGHPMTAGLGGAFDAIEIERVAQVGDEAAMKQQ